One window from the genome of Gimesia aquarii encodes:
- a CDS encoding glycoside hydrolase family 78 protein, translated as MARGLITGFLLVLCSVDYVLAGSPKMTVTGLRCEYLTNPVGIDEQKPRLSWRLESLRRGKKQSAYRVLVASTEKRLQANHPDLWDSGKVVSQQTTQIAYQGKPLPSRQHCFWTVQIWDESGKLFFADQTATWSMGLLQKNDWSAKYISFRDQTPIAKDRNSHFLPPARQYRKQFQSQNKTIRRATVYASALGIYELHINGQRVGDAWFAPGWSDYRKRAYYYSYDVTKMLSTGKNAIGAWVADGWYSGYVGFGLLVGIGTEKIGRYTYGKTPSLIAQLEIEYTDGTRQTIGTDESWKVTGKGPIRQADLLMGEFYDARNEFEGWSTSGFDDQNWEQAILAEQNGHPTANFYEFHNPSEPGKPVKIQGREVDLGFHRPELEAFPGVPVRVTEEIKPVDINQRSKGTYIFNLGQNFAGVVRLKLKGSAGQRVKIRYGEMLHPDGSLMTENLRSARATDYYVCKGDPQGEVYTPRFTFHGFQYVEVSNFPGEPNQDTLTGLVILSDTPLASQFECSDPMVNRLFQNIVWTQRANFLDLPTDCPQRDERMGWTGDAQIYVGTAIYNADVAAFYSKWLRELMESQRPSGAFPGYAPFPFQHGLDFGTAWGDAGVICPWTIWQAYNDTRIIERCWKPMTRFMEWRKRTSENYLGVNHGNHWGDWLSQGETTPLDYIDTVYFAISSEMMSQMAAAIGHEAEAESYQKLYHNIQKAFVKKYLNEDATLKVDTQTAYALAIYAGLIPKELLPLTGQHLAKKVQDKGNHMATGFLGTRKLLPALSSTGQHDLATFLLQSHEFPSWGYEIDQGATTIWERWDSYTKEDGFGRHNAAMNSFAHYSFGAVCEWMFKTLTGIRTAGPGFQRIIIQPNPPAPGSNAQHQPIHWVRASYNSIHGMIKSGWKLEGDQFHLNVTIPANTTATVFLPTDSIKSITESGAQIENAKGVQLLRYKNGRAVLSIDSGSYQFASKSGIRDAKQALKTFTPPDQSINPEKVDLQHAKLIMEWDFSRKTDAAKWHYINSLKLVHDSNNLSLKSNQDDPQMVVDFEKPISGPLAVALKVRPSKGSQVQFFWADASQGFNAIETTSRTLNPSQNINEYLFRIDSDKAIKALRFDPFSGQGQMEIDSLSIYQLNN; from the coding sequence ATGGCTCGCGGATTGATTACTGGTTTCTTATTGGTTCTATGCTCTGTGGACTATGTTCTCGCCGGCAGTCCGAAGATGACTGTGACTGGTTTACGTTGTGAATACTTAACGAATCCTGTCGGCATTGATGAGCAAAAGCCTCGGCTGAGTTGGCGTTTAGAATCTTTGCGAAGAGGAAAAAAGCAGTCTGCCTACCGCGTTCTTGTTGCATCTACAGAGAAACGACTTCAGGCGAATCACCCTGATTTGTGGGACTCCGGTAAAGTTGTTTCACAACAAACAACACAAATTGCCTATCAAGGCAAGCCGCTGCCATCACGTCAACACTGTTTCTGGACGGTTCAAATCTGGGATGAGTCAGGAAAACTGTTTTTCGCAGATCAAACAGCCACATGGTCCATGGGACTGCTTCAAAAGAATGACTGGTCGGCTAAATATATCAGTTTTCGAGATCAAACACCGATTGCCAAAGATCGAAATTCTCACTTTTTACCTCCCGCCAGACAATATCGCAAACAATTTCAATCGCAAAACAAAACCATTCGTCGGGCTACGGTTTATGCATCGGCTTTGGGTATATATGAATTGCACATCAACGGCCAGCGTGTCGGAGATGCCTGGTTTGCACCTGGATGGAGCGACTATCGAAAAAGAGCCTACTACTATTCTTATGACGTGACCAAGATGCTTTCCACCGGCAAGAACGCCATTGGCGCCTGGGTCGCCGATGGTTGGTATAGTGGCTATGTCGGGTTTGGATTGCTAGTGGGAATCGGGACTGAAAAAATCGGTCGCTATACCTATGGAAAAACACCATCATTGATTGCGCAATTGGAAATTGAATATACCGATGGCACTCGACAAACAATTGGAACTGATGAGTCCTGGAAAGTCACCGGCAAGGGTCCGATTCGTCAAGCCGATCTGTTGATGGGAGAATTTTACGATGCCCGCAACGAATTCGAGGGATGGTCAACATCTGGTTTTGATGATCAAAACTGGGAGCAGGCGATTCTAGCAGAACAAAACGGTCACCCTACAGCAAATTTTTACGAATTTCATAACCCTTCAGAGCCTGGTAAACCAGTCAAAATTCAAGGGCGTGAAGTCGACCTGGGATTTCATCGCCCCGAGTTAGAGGCGTTTCCGGGCGTCCCTGTACGCGTCACCGAAGAAATCAAACCGGTGGATATCAACCAACGATCCAAGGGGACTTATATCTTCAATCTGGGGCAAAATTTTGCCGGTGTGGTCAGGTTGAAGCTGAAAGGTTCAGCCGGTCAGCGTGTGAAGATTCGGTATGGCGAAATGCTGCACCCCGATGGCAGCCTCATGACGGAAAACTTACGTTCGGCACGCGCGACTGATTATTATGTCTGTAAAGGAGATCCCCAAGGCGAAGTTTATACTCCTCGATTTACGTTTCATGGTTTTCAATATGTGGAAGTTTCGAATTTTCCTGGTGAACCAAATCAAGATACACTAACCGGGTTGGTTATTCTCTCAGATACTCCATTGGCTAGCCAATTCGAATGTTCTGACCCGATGGTGAATAGGTTATTTCAGAATATTGTCTGGACACAACGCGCGAACTTTCTTGATCTTCCCACCGATTGCCCGCAACGTGATGAGCGGATGGGATGGACCGGAGATGCTCAGATTTATGTCGGCACAGCCATCTATAATGCCGATGTCGCAGCGTTCTATTCGAAATGGTTGCGCGAACTAATGGAATCGCAACGCCCCAGTGGTGCGTTTCCAGGCTATGCTCCTTTTCCTTTTCAGCATGGGTTGGATTTTGGGACTGCCTGGGGTGATGCCGGCGTGATTTGCCCCTGGACCATCTGGCAGGCTTATAACGATACTAGAATCATTGAACGCTGCTGGAAGCCGATGACCCGTTTTATGGAGTGGCGCAAACGGACCAGCGAGAATTATTTGGGCGTAAATCATGGTAATCATTGGGGGGACTGGCTCTCGCAGGGAGAAACAACTCCACTGGATTATATTGACACCGTTTATTTTGCCATCTCTTCAGAAATGATGAGCCAAATGGCGGCAGCGATCGGCCACGAAGCTGAAGCTGAGTCCTATCAGAAGCTCTACCATAACATTCAAAAGGCCTTTGTAAAAAAATATCTCAATGAAGATGCGACCCTCAAAGTCGATACACAAACGGCTTACGCATTAGCGATTTATGCTGGCTTAATACCAAAAGAACTGCTTCCGTTAACAGGACAGCATCTGGCGAAAAAAGTCCAGGACAAGGGCAACCATATGGCGACGGGTTTTTTGGGAACACGTAAATTGTTACCGGCACTCTCATCAACAGGGCAACATGACTTAGCTACTTTTTTGCTCCAAAGCCACGAGTTTCCTTCCTGGGGTTATGAGATTGATCAAGGTGCAACTACGATCTGGGAACGATGGGACAGCTATACTAAAGAAGATGGTTTTGGAAGACATAATGCTGCCATGAACTCATTCGCGCATTACTCTTTTGGCGCCGTTTGTGAGTGGATGTTCAAAACACTGACGGGTATTAGGACAGCAGGTCCGGGATTTCAGAGAATCATCATCCAGCCGAATCCCCCTGCTCCCGGCAGTAATGCGCAGCATCAACCGATCCATTGGGTTCGTGCCTCCTACAACTCCATCCATGGAATGATTAAGAGTGGCTGGAAACTTGAGGGAGACCAATTTCATCTGAATGTGACCATCCCTGCAAATACCACGGCTACGGTTTTTCTACCGACTGATTCTATTAAAAGCATTACTGAAAGTGGCGCGCAAATCGAAAACGCAAAAGGAGTTCAACTCTTGCGATACAAGAATGGTCGCGCGGTACTATCGATCGATTCAGGCAGCTATCAGTTCGCATCTAAAAGTGGAATTCGTGACGCGAAGCAGGCTTTAAAAACATTCACCCCTCCCGATCAGTCCATCAATCCGGAAAAGGTCGATCTGCAACATGCGAAATTAATTATGGAATGGGATTTTTCCAGAAAAACAGACGCGGCAAAATGGCACTACATTAACAGCCTTAAATTAGTCCATGATTCAAATAATTTGTCTTTGAAATCGAATCAAGATGACCCCCAAATGGTTGTTGATTTTGAGAAACCCATCTCAGGACCGTTAGCGGTTGCCCTGAAAGTGCGTCCCTCTAAAGGATCTCAGGTACAATTTTTCTGGGCCGATGCTTCGCAGGGATTCAATGCGATTGAAACCACTTCCCGCACATTGAATCCAAGTCAGAACATCAATGAATATTTATTTCGAATCGATTCAGATAAAGCAATCAAGGCACTTCGATTCGACCCGTTTTCGGGCCAGGGACAAATGGAAATCGATTCCCTTTCGATCTATCAGTTGAATAATTAA
- a CDS encoding DUF1559 domain-containing protein: MSRLKTRQKPKGFTLIELLVVIAIIAILIALLLPAVQQAREAARRSTCKNNMKQIGLALHNYHETHNMFPNDVWTNDPGGSNPGARNYTWITLLLPFLEQAPLYNQINFSVPMLGQTDSTGATIQSTKLPVLHCPSDQDHDPSARDGFATTNYAGSQGFDWWRRPNQVHTGVFTLQSKVRIRDITDGTTTTIAVGEVAQNGHASGGRTCGAGRLRDGGGEAVYRMAFVAHTHLTVMNAAGYSLLLPDGTSTGEGGEFYKTAPYSWGPLYIAAHCINSEWPGPGSVHQGGAHFLMCDGSVRFISENLDYHGDHNQSAGAPSLWMSLNTIAGGRFDSIVGDF, translated from the coding sequence ATGTCCAGACTGAAAACTAGACAAAAACCGAAAGGCTTTACTTTAATCGAATTGTTAGTGGTGATTGCGATCATTGCGATTTTAATTGCCTTGCTTTTACCAGCAGTCCAACAAGCGCGCGAAGCCGCTCGTCGTAGTACCTGCAAAAACAACATGAAACAAATTGGCCTCGCACTTCATAATTATCATGAAACACATAATATGTTTCCCAATGATGTGTGGACGAACGATCCTGGTGGATCTAATCCTGGCGCTCGAAACTACACTTGGATCACTTTGCTACTTCCGTTTTTAGAACAGGCACCACTTTATAATCAAATTAATTTTTCAGTCCCCATGTTAGGGCAGACTGACTCGACTGGTGCAACAATCCAGTCTACGAAACTTCCAGTACTGCATTGTCCTTCAGACCAGGATCATGATCCTAGTGCGCGCGATGGCTTTGCTACAACGAACTATGCCGGATCACAGGGTTTTGACTGGTGGCGACGCCCCAATCAAGTTCATACTGGTGTTTTCACACTTCAATCCAAAGTACGCATTCGTGACATTACCGATGGAACAACGACAACCATTGCTGTTGGGGAAGTTGCTCAAAATGGTCATGCTTCTGGCGGACGTACTTGTGGAGCAGGCCGACTTCGTGATGGTGGTGGAGAAGCTGTGTACCGCATGGCGTTTGTTGCACATACTCATCTTACTGTGATGAATGCAGCTGGATATTCGCTGCTTTTACCAGATGGCACATCAACAGGTGAAGGCGGAGAGTTTTACAAAACAGCACCCTATTCCTGGGGTCCTCTTTATATTGCAGCCCACTGTATTAACTCAGAATGGCCCGGTCCCGGTTCAGTGCATCAGGGTGGTGCTCACTTCTTAATGTGTGACGGTTCGGTTCGCTTTATTAGCGAGAACCTGGACTATCATGGTGACCATAATCAATCTGCAGGTGCTCCCAGCCTCTGGATGTCGCTTAACACCATCGCCGGTGGCCGTTTCGATAGCATTGTCGGTGATTTTTAA
- a CDS encoding AraC family transcriptional regulator — MVAILKKENWFHADGFPIVVERRDPQEPFGLHAHEFSEIVIVTGGVGQHVTGSESYLLTTGDAFVIGGSRPHDYQNMEDLRLINILFDPLTLQLDLNDLGTLPGYLALFTLEPAWRKRHNFKSRLRLDAKSLATVVSYSDTLEEELAKREAGFQFLATAAFMQVVGYLSRCYTNSENPDSQSLLLIAEAITYLELNYSDEINLDDLAEIAHMSKRNFIRTFQTAMGRSPIAYLIQLRINRAIELLKQGELSITEIAMQVGFNDSNYFTRQFRQQIGTSPSLYRKMNKSSK, encoded by the coding sequence ATGGTCGCAATTCTAAAAAAAGAAAACTGGTTTCACGCTGATGGTTTTCCTATCGTGGTTGAACGCCGTGACCCACAGGAACCCTTTGGTTTGCATGCGCACGAATTTTCCGAAATTGTGATTGTAACTGGAGGTGTTGGGCAGCATGTGACCGGTTCGGAGTCGTACTTATTGACGACGGGTGATGCTTTTGTCATTGGAGGCTCTCGACCTCATGACTATCAGAACATGGAAGACCTGAGACTGATCAATATTCTATTTGATCCGCTGACATTACAGTTGGATTTGAATGACCTCGGAACACTGCCTGGCTATTTGGCTTTGTTCACTCTCGAACCTGCCTGGAGAAAAAGGCACAATTTCAAAAGTCGACTGAGGCTCGATGCCAAGTCTCTGGCAACAGTTGTTTCCTATAGCGACACGTTGGAAGAGGAACTTGCGAAAAGAGAAGCTGGCTTTCAGTTCCTGGCAACTGCTGCATTTATGCAGGTTGTCGGTTATTTGTCTCGTTGTTACACCAATTCTGAAAATCCCGATTCTCAGTCGTTACTACTCATCGCTGAAGCGATTACCTATCTGGAGCTCAATTATTCTGATGAGATTAACTTGGACGATTTAGCAGAAATCGCGCATATGTCAAAACGAAATTTCATTCGCACATTTCAAACGGCAATGGGAAGATCTCCTATTGCATACCTGATACAGTTGCGAATCAATCGTGCGATTGAACTACTCAAACAGGGGGAACTCAGCATTACCGAAATTGCTATGCAGGTCGGTTTTAATGATAGCAATTATTTCACAAGACAGTTTCGACAGCAAATCGGGACATCACCTTCTTTGTACCGAAAGATGAACAAGAGCAGCAAATAG